Within Xanthomonas oryzae pv. oryzae, the genomic segment ATCAAGCGCCTGGAGCGCGGCACCGAACGGATCCGCCTGCTGCCGCGCAATCGCGCGCATGCACCGATTGTGGTGGCAGCCGATGCCGACTTCGCGATCGAAGGGCTGTACTGCGGCCTGATCCGGCAGGGCTGAGATGAGCGAGCCGGTACAGTTGCGACAGCACGGCAATGCAGCAGTGGCCATGCCGCTGGACGCCCTGCTGGCCGCGCGCACGGTCTGGCGTGCAGGCCAGGGCAGGGCCACCGTCAATGGCGGCGAATCCACCGGGCATGCGGCATTGGATGCGCTGCTGCCCGATGGCGGCTGGCCGCGGCGCGCACTCACCGAGCTGTTGCTGCCTGCGCATGGCATCGGCGAGATCGCCTTGTTGCTGCCAACGCTGGCACGCATGACCGCCAGGGGCAGCCGGGTGGTGTTGGTGGCGCCGCCGTTCATTCCCTACGCGCCGGCCTGGCAGGCAGGCGGGGTGGTGCTCGAGCATCTGGAAGTGGTGCAGGCCGAGCCGCGCGCAGCGTTATGGGCGTTCGAACAATGCCTGCGCAGCGGCGCATGCGCCGCGGTGCTGGGCTGGCCGCAGACCGGCGATGCGCGTGCGCTGCGCCGCTTGCAGGTGGCGGCCGATAGCGGCAACTGCTGCGCCTTCGCACTGCGCGATCGCCGCCATGCGGTGAATGCATCGCCAGCGGCGTTGCGGCTGGAATTCCTGCCCGAGCGCGATGCCTGGCAAGTGCGCAAATGCCGCGGCGGGCAGGTGCCGTCGCAGCCGTTGCGGCTGGCGCATTGAGGCGCGCGCATGTTGTGGGCCTGCGTATTGCTGCCGCAGCTGGCGCTGGACGCTGTCCTTCGGCGTCTGGAAGAGCCGCAGGCGCCGCTGGTGCTGGTGGAGGGTCCGGCGCAGTTACGCAGCCTGCATTCGGTCAATGCCGCGGCTGGCGCGGCCGGGTTAAAGGCCGGCATGCGGCTGTCGGCGGCGCATGCGTTGATGACGCAGGTGCGCACCATCGATTACGACGCGCAGCACGAAGCGCGCACGCAGCGGTTTCTTGCGGCCTGGGCGTATCGGCATAGTTCGCTGGTCAGCCAGCAGTGGTCGCGCGCCATCGTGCTGGAAGCCGGTGCCAGCTTTCGCTTGTTCGGCCCTTGGCCACGCTTCGAGCGCCGCCTGCGCGATGAGCTGCAGGCCTTGGGTTTCCAGCACCGGCTTGCGCTGGCACCCACGCCGCGTGCTGCGCGCGTGCTGGCTGGCCTGCGCGATGGCATGGTGGTCACACAGTTGCCGGCGCTGCACAGCACGCTCGACAACGTGCCGGTGCGTCGCGCCGCATTGCCCGACGATGCCGGCGCGCGCCTGCAACACATGGGTGTGCGCACGCTGGCAGCGGTGCGCGCCCTGCCGCGTGACGGGTTGCGCCGGCGCTTCGGTGCGGGCCTGCTCGATCATCTGGATCGCCTCTACGGGCAGGTCGACGACCCACTGGAGTGCTACGCGCCGCCAGACCATTTCGACCACCGCGTGGAGCTGGGCTATGAGGTGGAAACGCATCCGGCGCTGCTGTTTCCGTTGCGCCGGCTGATGGGTGACTTATGTACGTATCTGTCCATTCGCGATGGTGGCGTACAGCGGTTTTTACTGCGCCTGGAACACGAAGAAGGCGCAACCGATGTGGAGATCGGCCTGCTGACGCCGGAACGTGCGCCCACGTTGCTATTGGAGCTGGCGCGCAATCGGCTGGAGCGGGTGGAGATCCCACGGCCGGTGGTGGCGATGCGCCTGCTGGCACGGCAACTGCCACCGTTCGTACCGGCCATGCGCGACCTGTTCGATCAACGCGCACAACAAACGGTGGAGTGGCCGCAACTGCGCGAGCGCCTGCGTGCGCGGCTTGGCGATGACGCGGTGTATCGCGTCCTGCCGGCCGACGACCCGCGCCCGGAACGCGCCTGGCGTCGCGCCATCGGCGATGCGGTGCGCGAAGCCGCCGCGCCGCCACGTCCGCCGCGCCCCACTTGGCTGTTGCCGCAGCCGGTGCCCCTGCACGACCCACACCTGCGCATCGTGTCCGGCCCGGAACGGCTGGAAAGCGGCTGGTGGGACGATGACGAGGCGCGTCGCGACTACTACGTGGTGGAGACCGCGCGCGGCCGCCGCGGCTGGGCCTTTGCCGCGCCTGGCCGATTGGATGGCTGGATGCTGCATGGGTGGTTTGCGTGATCGCTCGCATGCCTGGACGGTCTCCACGCATGGGCTACATGGCGGCTCGTCGCAGCTTGGGCGCGCGCTGCAGATATCGGGTCTGCAGGCCAAACGCGGCAGCATCTGCAATGGCAGGATCTGCTGCGCACTGCACTGTCCATGCAGCCCAGCGTGCTGCTGTTGAAGGCATCCAGCGTCCATGAGCTGGGATGACGCCATCGAGGGTGTAGACCGCGACACCCCCGGCGGGCGCATGCCGCGCGCCTGGAATGTGGCTGCACGCCTGCGCGCGGCCAACGACGACATCAGCCATGCGCACGTTGCCGATGGGGTGCCCACGTATGCCGAACTGCACTGCCTGTCGGACTTCTCGTTCCTGCGTGGCGCCT encodes:
- the imuA gene encoding translesion DNA synthesis-associated protein ImuA, which codes for MSEPVQLRQHGNAAVAMPLDALLAARTVWRAGQGRATVNGGESTGHAALDALLPDGGWPRRALTELLLPAHGIGEIALLLPTLARMTARGSRVVLVAPPFIPYAPAWQAGGVVLEHLEVVQAEPRAALWAFEQCLRSGACAAVLGWPQTGDARALRRLQVAADSGNCCAFALRDRRHAVNASPAALRLEFLPERDAWQVRKCRGGQVPSQPLRLAH
- a CDS encoding Y-family DNA polymerase, coding for MLWACVLLPQLALDAVLRRLEEPQAPLVLVEGPAQLRSLHSVNAAAGAAGLKAGMRLSAAHALMTQVRTIDYDAQHEARTQRFLAAWAYRHSSLVSQQWSRAIVLEAGASFRLFGPWPRFERRLRDELQALGFQHRLALAPTPRAARVLAGLRDGMVVTQLPALHSTLDNVPVRRAALPDDAGARLQHMGVRTLAAVRALPRDGLRRRFGAGLLDHLDRLYGQVDDPLECYAPPDHFDHRVELGYEVETHPALLFPLRRLMGDLCTYLSIRDGGVQRFLLRLEHEEGATDVEIGLLTPERAPTLLLELARNRLERVEIPRPVVAMRLLARQLPPFVPAMRDLFDQRAQQTVEWPQLRERLRARLGDDAVYRVLPADDPRPERAWRRAIGDAVREAAAPPRPPRPTWLLPQPVPLHDPHLRIVSGPERLESGWWDDDEARRDYYVVETARGRRGWAFAAPGRLDGWMLHGWFA